Proteins encoded together in one Fundidesulfovibrio magnetotacticus window:
- a CDS encoding nitrogenase component 1, translated as MSITEIDPLETPAPAPATAGPKPIKPKAEPFVSTTNACKLCKPLGATLVFKGIEGGVPFLHGSQGCATYMRRYIISHFREPMDIASSSLGEKQAIYGGAANLKKGLLTVMDKYGAGLIGVATTCLTETIGDDVPGALLEFRREFADLELAPVVNVSTPSYSGSHMEGFTAAVRAVADQLVRTGLKTDAVNCFPGFVSCEDLRHLKDVFAAFELPVTLLPDYSETLDGPALEDYEKITSGGTPVKALEAMGGAPASFEFGATLPPPGEAGTAGGLLAARHGVPLHRMGLPIGLRESDAFFQALETVSCRPTPRRHALERGRLLDAFVDGHKYVAQKRCVLYGEEDLLVGLTSFMAEIGVIPVLVAGGGRSGRLKDAVHAACEGLVPEMPEVAEGVDFYDIADKARELAPDLFLGHSKGYRLARELNVPLIRVGFPIHDRFGGHRTRHLCYQGALDLLDRVVNAMIEKKQTDSDIGYGYI; from the coding sequence ATGAGCATCACCGAAATCGATCCCCTGGAGACCCCGGCCCCCGCGCCGGCAACGGCCGGCCCCAAGCCCATCAAGCCCAAGGCCGAGCCCTTCGTCTCCACCACCAACGCCTGCAAGCTCTGCAAGCCCCTGGGCGCTACCCTGGTGTTCAAGGGCATAGAGGGCGGCGTGCCCTTCCTGCACGGCTCCCAGGGCTGCGCCACCTACATGCGCCGCTACATCATCAGCCACTTCCGGGAGCCCATGGACATCGCCTCCAGCTCCCTGGGCGAAAAGCAGGCCATCTACGGCGGCGCGGCCAACCTCAAGAAGGGCCTGCTCACCGTCATGGACAAGTACGGCGCGGGCCTGATCGGCGTGGCCACCACCTGCCTCACCGAGACCATCGGCGACGACGTGCCCGGCGCGCTCCTGGAGTTCCGCCGCGAATTCGCCGACCTGGAGCTGGCCCCGGTGGTGAACGTCTCCACGCCCAGCTACTCGGGCTCCCACATGGAAGGCTTCACCGCCGCCGTGCGCGCCGTGGCCGACCAGCTCGTGCGGACCGGGCTCAAGACCGACGCCGTGAACTGCTTCCCCGGCTTCGTCTCCTGCGAGGACCTGCGGCACCTCAAGGACGTGTTCGCCGCCTTCGAGCTGCCCGTCACCCTCCTGCCCGACTACTCCGAGACCTTGGACGGCCCCGCCCTGGAGGACTACGAGAAGATCACCTCCGGCGGCACGCCCGTGAAGGCCCTGGAGGCCATGGGCGGAGCGCCCGCCAGCTTCGAGTTCGGGGCCACCCTGCCGCCCCCGGGCGAGGCGGGCACGGCCGGGGGACTCCTGGCCGCGCGCCACGGCGTGCCCCTGCACCGCATGGGCCTGCCCATCGGCCTGCGCGAATCCGACGCCTTCTTCCAGGCCCTGGAGACCGTCTCCTGCCGCCCAACCCCCCGCCGCCACGCCCTGGAGCGCGGCCGCCTCCTGGACGCCTTCGTGGACGGCCACAAGTACGTGGCCCAGAAGCGCTGCGTGCTCTACGGCGAGGAAGACCTCTTGGTGGGACTGACCTCGTTCATGGCCGAGATCGGCGTGATCCCCGTGCTGGTGGCCGGGGGCGGCCGGAGCGGTCGCCTCAAGGACGCCGTGCACGCCGCCTGCGAGGGCCTCGTGCCCGAGATGCCCGAAGTGGCCGAAGGCGTGGACTTCTACGACATCGCCGACAAGGCCCGCGAGCTGGCCCCGGACCTCTTCCTGGGGCATTCCAAGGGCTATCGCCTGGCCCGCGAGCTGAACGTGCCGCTCATCCGGGTGGGCTTCCCCATCCACGACCGCTTCGGTGGGCACCGCACGCGCCACCTCTGCTACCAGGGCGCGCTCGACCTTCTGGACCGCGTGGTCAACGCCATGATCGAAAAGAAACAGACCGACTCCGACATCGGGTACGGATACATCTAA